AGGAAGCAGGTGAAAAGGCTCTCTCCACTTTGTCATTGACATTTTCACAGTTGTCATGACGATCAAATCCttttacacagagacacacagaagaGCAAACACTCTCCATGCAGTATGAACTCACTGATGAGTCAGAAGTTTAAAcaactgagtgaatcctttcccacacacttAGCAGGTGAACAGTCTCagcccagtgtgaactcgctgctcTGTCCGGAGATCGGATAAATTAATGAATCAAACTCGTGTCCATATCACCTGCACAGTCTTTTCCCAGTGAGAACATGTTGGTGATTCATCAGGTCAGTTGATTCcatgaatcctttcccacacaagGAGCAAGTGAATAACTGTCCAACAGCAGGCTGCATGACTGAGTTAATCCCTACCCACAAAGGGAGCAGATGATTGGCCTCTTCCCAGTgagaacttgctggtgtctcagaaGGGTGCACGTCTGATCAAAACTCTTCCCACATCCTGAGCATGAGATGGCCTCTCCCCAATGTGACTGCACTGGTGTAACAGTGAGGTGAGATGATTGCCTGAACTCAGTgccacagtgagagcagctgaaAGGTTTCATATCAGTGAACATTTTGATGGGACATCAGGCCCCTAGAACTTTTATAGCATTTCctagtctgggcatttaaaaggtctctagtcgatgtgaacccgctggtgtctcagcaggttggatgaggtagtgaatcccttcccacaactggagcaggtaaatggcctctccccagtgtgaactcgctggtgggtCAGCAGTTGTGATaaacaagtgaatcccttcccgcacaCAGAGCAGGTatatggcctctccccagtgtgagtgcacTGATGTGTCAACagatgggatgaccgagtgaatctcttcccacatctGGAGCAGGTGACCAGCCCCTCTCCAGTGTGAATGCGACGGTGCGTCAGCAGACGGGATGAaacactgaatcccttcccacattcagagcaggtgaaaggactctccccagtgtgaactcgctggtgtgcagTGAGTTCAAATGATCGCCTGAACCCAgtgccacagtgagagcacctgaacggtctctcctcagtgtgaacacgttgatgggacattagttccccagaacttttatagcacttcccgcagtctgggcatttaaaaggtctctccccagtgtgaacccgctggtgtgtctgcaggtgggatgaccgagtgaaccccttcccacactggggacaggtgaatggcctctccccagtgtgaactcgctggtgagtcagcagatgggctgactgactgaatcccttcccacagtcagagcagatgaacggcctctccccagtgtgaatgcgctggtgtaCCAACAGTTGGGGCGACCGAGCGAATGTattgccacacacacagcaaatgaatggcctctccccactgtgaattcgctggtgtatcAGCAAGGAAGATAaggtagtgaatcccttcccacacttggagcaggtgaatggtctcaccCCATTGTGAtctcgctggtgtttcagcaaGCTGGATGAATGAgtaaatctcttcccacactcaggacagatgaacggcttctccccagtgtgactgcgccgatgattttccagctcagatgggtaattgaatcccttcccacagtcctcacatttccatAGTTTCTCCCTTGTGTGACTGCACTTGTGTTTTAACAGGCCAGAAGATcggctgaagcctcgtccacacacaggACATGTGCACGGTTTCTCCCCAGTATGAACAGTGCTTTTttcttccatgttcaaaatccgaTGGTATTCAGGTTCCGATAAATTTGGCAACTCTGTCAAAACCTGAtatttggtttgagtttcccaaCAGCAAATCCTCCCGTTCTAACACTCTgtaaaattgatttaaaacagataaAAGGCAgtgagagaacccacaaaaacacaaagagattgagagagagagagagaaaggtgaagCAGCAGTGGGGTAAGGAGGGGGATTTTATATATCAACAACTCAACCAGAACTTTGACAGAATCtgccaaaccctcaacctccagGACCAGGACAACAGGTGTATGTGAACACGATCacttacaagttcccctccaactcacacgccgtcctgacttgtctgacatccagtacaagatgaacagaaatttcttccatttaaatattgggaagaccaaagccattgtcttcagtccctgctaCAAACTCCATTCTGCTGCAACTGACTCTGTCCCTATCCCTGGGAACTGTGTGGGGTTGAATCAGACTGTCCACAACCTCGGTGTCATATTATACCCAAAGGTGAGCCACATATTTCAACCACATATCCACATCTTCACCAAGGCTGCCTATTTTCAACtcagtaacatcgcccgactccatcctattctcagctcatctgctgctgaaaccatcatcgattcctttgttacctttagacttaaCCATCCTAACACACTCCCAGCCGGTCTCCCACATTCAACCTCCCCCTAATGTTGAGTTCACCCAGATTTCTGTTGCCCGTGTGCTTCCTCACACCAAGTCTTGTttgcccatcacccctgtgctcactgacttacaaaAGCTCCCATTTAATAAGTAActacattttaaaattcacatgctTGTTCTCAAATTCCTCCACGCTcttgtccctctgtctctgtaatctcctccatgctcttgtccctgtctctgtaatctccaccatgCTCACGtccctctctgtaatctcctccattttcttgtccctgtctctgtaatctcctccatgctcatgtccctccctgtctctgcaatctcctccatgcTCACGTCCCTGTGTCACTGCAATCTCCTCCATGCTCAcgtccctcactgtctctgtaatctcctccattttcttgtccctgtctctgtaatctcctccatgctcatgtccctccctgtctctgtaatctcctccatgctcatgtccctccctgtctctgtaatctcctccatgctcatgtccctccctgtctctgtaatctcctccatgctcatgtccctccctgtctctgtaatctcctccatgctcatgtccctccctgtctctgtaatctcctccatgctcatgtccctccctgtctctgtaatctcctccatgctcacgtccctcccaatctctgcaatctcctccatgctcatgtccctctgtctctgtaatctcctccatgctcatgtccatctctgtctctgtaatctcctccagctgcaCAGTCCTCTGAAATATCTGCACTCATATAATCTCTGTTCagcattcccgattttaatcCCTCCAATTCTGGTGGCTGCTCTTGCAGTTGCCAAGACCACAAGCTTCCTCTTtaaacctctccgtctctctacctcacttccctcctttaagatactcctcaaaacctacctctgaccaaaTTTTGgacacctgccctaatatctcctcatgggGCTCAGTGCCACATGTTGCTTTATAATGCACCCTGTGTAACACCTTTGAATGTTTCATTATGCAAAAGGCacgatataaatacaaattgttttaccaatacattaatgctaaaaggttagttaaggaaaaagtgggacctatcagagataaagatggaaacttgtgtgtagatgcagaggctgtgggaagggttttaaatgaatattttgtctccatgtttacaaaggaaagggaggatgtcgatattgtagtccaggaggaacactgtgagatattggatgggatagtcataaagagagaggaagtactcgaagggttgaaaccCTTGAAAGTTGATATAGTCGCcaaatggattgtttctgaggctactgaaggaagtcagggaggagatagcagatgctctgaggatcatttttcaatcttcactagatacaggggaggtaccggaggactggagaaatgcaaacatagttccaatgtttaaaaagggatcaaaggaaatgccaaacaattataggccagttagtcttacatcagtggtgagcaaattagtaaaatcaattctgagagataggattaactgtcatgtgaaaaggcatggactagtcaggaaTGGTCAGCAacgatttgttaaaggaaggtcttgcctcacaaatttggttgatttctttgaggaagtgacaagaagggttgatgaaggtagtgcagtggatgttgtgtacatggattttagcaaggcatttgacaaggtcccacatggcagattggtcaggaaagtaaaagcccatgggattctgggtaatgtggcaaactggataaaaggttggctttgtaacaggaaacaaagggtaatggtcaatggatgcccttgcaaatgg
Above is a window of Carcharodon carcharias isolate sCarCar2 chromosome 27, sCarCar2.pri, whole genome shotgun sequence DNA encoding:
- the LOC121270310 gene encoding zinc finger protein 239-like, which codes for MELDCGAEDSIMRSRVEEQSKSIKKTWKDDWDPKDPLLNFLLLKHQRDHNGVRPFTCSKCGKGFTTLSSLLIHQRIHSGERPFICCVCGNTFARSPQLLVHQRIHTGERPFICSDCGKGFSQSAHLLTHQRVHTGERPFTCPQCGKGFTRSSHLQTHQRVHTGERPFKCPDCGKCSHCGTGFRRSFELTAHQRVHTGESPFTCSECGKGFSVSSRLLTHRRIHTGEGLVTCSRCGKRFTRSSHLLTHQCTHTGERPYTCSVCGKGFTCLSQLLTHQRVHTGERPFTCSSCGKGFTTSSNLLRHQRVHID